From the genome of Streptomyces xanthophaeus:
GGGTGTCCTTCTCGGGCTGGTGCACGGCCGTCCAGCCGGTGGTCGCCAGCATGATGAAGACCACCGCCAGCGCGAGCAGGGCACGCAGGGCGGCAGGGCGCGGGTCGGCGCCGAGGGCGGTGGGGTGGGCAAGGCCGGGCAGGTTCACTGTGACCAGCGTATGAGACGTCTTACGCCACAGGCGTGCCGGGTGACAGGACTCACGGCCGACCGTGGGACTCCGTGAGGGCCGGGCGAAGGACCCGCCGGCGCGCCGGAAGACCGGACGGCGCGGGCCGCCGGGCTACGCGGACCCGCGCCAACTGGAGGTCAGAGCCGGGCCGATCCGGTCGAGATAGGTCTCCGTCAGTCCTCGGATCGACTCCACACTGGTGTCCTCGCCCTGCCCCCAGAGCCGCCCCGTGACGCGCATCACGCCGCAGAACGCGGCGACCGCGACCCGCGGCCTCGGATCGGCGTCCACGTCCAGTCCCTCGCGGGCGCCGATCAGCCGGGAGATCCGCTCCTCCAGCTCCGTGGAGCGCCGCAGGTGCACGGCGAGCAGGGCCGGCGTGGACTCGATCAACCGGTAGCTGCGCATGTAGAGATCGACCGGGACCACCTCGGACAGGGCCAGCTCGACGCTGTCCCAGGCGGCGAGCGCCGCGCCCCGCAGGGCCTCGAAGGGCCCCTCGGCCGCCGGCCGGGCGTGCAGCTCGGCGACGAACCGCGACTCGACCAGCTCCTGGAGGGCGAAGACGACCTCCTCCTTGTTGGCGAAGTACCGGAAGAAGGTGCGCTGGGACACGTTCACGGCGTCGGTGATCTCGTCGACGGTGGTGCGC
Proteins encoded in this window:
- a CDS encoding TetR/AcrR family transcriptional regulator yields the protein MTDERSATAAPVTGLRERKKRRTRNALLRAALLLFLSQGYERTTVDEITDAVNVSQRTFFRYFANKEEVVFALQELVESRFVAELHARPAAEGPFEALRGAALAAWDSVELALSEVVPVDLYMRSYRLIESTPALLAVHLRRSTELEERISRLIGAREGLDVDADPRPRVAVAAFCGVMRVTGRLWGQGEDTSVESIRGLTETYLDRIGPALTSSWRGSA